The Deltaproteobacteria bacterium genome has a window encoding:
- a CDS encoding trehalose-6-phosphate synthase — MRISRFWILIVGSLLVVAVAVSFGHFRREQNSLRDDLNRRARVIAKSLAPPAIRILKNPPAVDEEDVAERLEGQGRTLGLMVCDLEGKLIARSSTLSDIFTCNDEVMATLQSGNEAVLLDETGGQSLHRLVTPLKDRSSSLVGTLTIVHDATYITKRVMSAVTWMTLTLAILAIVIAVGTYLASRRSFQRSVAHLLDWMKSSKTEENLSPPTESLLRPVSREVEKLTARLRAAKETAKEVSEASQVSNLWTAARLKAHATSSIGNKSLIVVSNREPYMHVRQEGQPQVIIPASGLVTALDPVLRATSGIWIAHGSGEEDRDFVDSEDKILVPPQSPLYTLRRIWLTREEEERYYYGFSNEAVWPLCHLTHHRPHFEEKDWQYYRKVNEKFADAVVQECGKERPFILVQDYHFTLLPKLIRERRPDAVVGLFWHIPWPTPESFQICPWKREILEGILGANFVGFHLQSFCNNFLDTVNSLLPVRIDWDRPGILHEEGLTTVKPFPIGVQPWSERGIASDEVFREKANMWRKELELNTRRLVVSVDRLDYTKGIPERIGAIDRFLEKYPAYRGKVSFVQLAAPSRVHIPRYREFVTEVEAFVEQVNWRHGTEDWKPILFLKSHHDAETVYTFLRMADVCIISSLSDGMNLVAKEFVAAREKTDGVLILSEFAGVAREFQDALQVNPYSRADFAEVIRVALEMPMEEQKRRIGRMKAQVIEHNVYGWAASLITEMTQTTEEVSAQKVHSVLKTANSDESR; from the coding sequence ATGAGGATTTCCCGTTTCTGGATTTTAATCGTTGGATCTTTGCTGGTCGTTGCCGTCGCCGTCTCCTTCGGTCATTTTCGGCGGGAACAGAACAGCCTTCGGGATGATCTCAATCGACGCGCCCGTGTGATCGCAAAAAGCCTCGCACCCCCTGCGATCCGCATCCTGAAAAATCCTCCCGCTGTTGATGAAGAAGATGTTGCGGAACGATTGGAGGGACAAGGTCGCACCCTTGGACTTATGGTTTGCGATCTTGAGGGGAAGTTGATCGCTCGATCATCAACGCTCTCCGACATCTTCACCTGTAACGATGAAGTCATGGCAACGTTGCAGAGCGGAAATGAAGCGGTGCTTCTGGATGAAACAGGGGGCCAGTCTCTTCATCGGTTGGTCACTCCATTGAAAGATCGGTCTAGTTCCCTTGTTGGTACTCTCACCATCGTTCATGACGCCACCTACATTACAAAACGGGTCATGTCGGCTGTTACCTGGATGACGCTTACCCTCGCCATTTTGGCGATTGTCATTGCCGTCGGAACTTATCTTGCTTCGCGTCGCTCATTTCAAAGATCGGTTGCCCATCTCCTCGACTGGATGAAATCGTCAAAGACCGAAGAGAACCTTTCTCCTCCCACCGAATCTCTTTTGAGGCCTGTCTCCAGAGAGGTTGAAAAGCTGACCGCCCGATTGAGGGCGGCCAAGGAGACGGCCAAAGAGGTTTCGGAGGCAAGTCAGGTGAGCAATCTCTGGACCGCGGCCCGTCTGAAGGCCCACGCTACATCTTCTATTGGAAACAAGTCACTGATCGTCGTTTCAAATCGGGAACCGTACATGCATGTTCGGCAAGAGGGTCAACCGCAGGTCATCATCCCGGCAAGTGGTCTGGTCACGGCGCTTGATCCTGTCCTTCGGGCGACCTCTGGCATCTGGATCGCCCACGGATCGGGGGAGGAAGACCGCGATTTTGTGGATAGCGAAGACAAGATCCTGGTCCCGCCGCAGTCCCCTCTTTATACACTCAGAAGAATCTGGCTCACGCGGGAGGAGGAAGAGCGGTACTATTATGGTTTCTCCAACGAAGCGGTCTGGCCTCTCTGTCACCTCACCCATCACCGGCCGCATTTTGAGGAGAAGGACTGGCAGTATTACAGGAAGGTGAATGAGAAATTCGCTGATGCCGTTGTGCAAGAATGCGGCAAAGAACGACCGTTTATTCTCGTCCAGGATTACCATTTTACCCTGCTCCCAAAGTTGATTCGTGAGCGGCGACCTGATGCCGTGGTTGGCTTGTTTTGGCACATCCCCTGGCCTACACCCGAATCGTTTCAAATCTGTCCTTGGAAGCGGGAGATATTAGAAGGGATATTGGGGGCAAACTTCGTCGGGTTTCATCTGCAATCGTTCTGTAACAACTTTCTTGATACTGTAAACAGTCTCCTCCCGGTGCGAATTGATTGGGATCGACCGGGCATCCTCCACGAGGAAGGATTAACGACAGTCAAGCCATTCCCGATCGGGGTTCAGCCGTGGTCGGAGCGAGGAATCGCCTCAGATGAAGTATTTCGCGAGAAGGCAAATATGTGGCGAAAGGAATTGGAGTTGAACACTCGGCGTCTGGTCGTGAGTGTTGACCGGCTCGATTACACCAAGGGGATACCGGAGAGGATCGGAGCAATTGATCGGTTTTTGGAAAAATATCCGGCCTATCGCGGAAAGGTTTCCTTTGTGCAACTTGCGGCCCCTAGCCGGGTTCACATTCCACGCTACCGGGAATTTGTGACAGAAGTTGAAGCCTTTGTGGAGCAGGTCAATTGGCGGCACGGAACCGAGGATTGGAAACCGATTCTCTTTCTCAAATCACATCACGATGCCGAGACGGTTTACACCTTTCTTAGAATGGCTGATGTTTGCATCATCAGTTCTCTCTCAGACGGGATGAATCTCGTTGCCAAGGAATTTGTCGCGGCACGAGAAAAAACAGATGGAGTTCTTATTCTCTCCGAGTTTGCTGGCGTGGCGCGTGAGTTTCAGGATGCCTTGCAGGTGAACCCTTATTCTCGTGCCGATTTTGCGGAGGTCATCCGGGTGGCCCTTGAGATGCCGATGGAAGAACAAAAAAGACGGATCGGCCGCATGAAGGCACAAGTCATAGAACATAACGTCTACGGATGGGCCGCAAGTCTTATTACTGAAATGACTCAGACCACGGAGGAAGTGTCTGCACAGAAAGTTCATTCGGTATTGAAAACAGCAAATAGCGACGAATCTCGTTGA
- a CDS encoding OmpA family protein, producing the protein EREELKKQDQEAKQLADKIKKEKAELEKLRKEAPKKEKAKKIKKEKLSKKELKEKAQATAYFGVGGIDPTPEFLGPIREVALLLKQHPEVKPVRIEGHTDNTGSHTLNLALSLRRAEAVKEILIREGVDPSRIVTAGFNADRPVAPNITRRERQLNRRVEIFIGDKEKKRERHRIKEKELRKNIHTTAYFSVGANHPSQESTQWIRKAAALLREHPEIKEIAVEGHTDNIGDRSKNVDLSLQRAEAVKEILVREGIDPSRIMTFGFNADRPVAADNTPSERQLNRRVEIMVGDY; encoded by the coding sequence AGGAGAGAGAGGAACTGAAGAAACAAGATCAAGAGGCCAAACAATTGGCGGATAAGATCAAGAAAGAAAAGGCAGAACTGGAAAAATTAAGGAAAGAAGCGCCGAAGAAAGAGAAGGCAAAAAAGATCAAAAAAGAAAAATTGAGCAAGAAGGAATTAAAGGAAAAGGCACAGGCGACCGCCTATTTTGGAGTGGGGGGCATTGACCCTACACCGGAATTTCTAGGACCGATCCGTGAGGTCGCACTCCTCTTGAAGCAGCATCCGGAGGTGAAACCTGTAAGGATCGAAGGACATACCGATAACACCGGAAGTCATACGCTGAATCTGGCCCTGTCACTCCGTCGGGCAGAAGCGGTCAAAGAAATTCTTATCCGCGAAGGGGTTGATCCTTCACGAATCGTTACAGCCGGTTTCAATGCCGACCGTCCCGTTGCGCCGAATATCACACGCAGGGAAAGACAACTGAATCGACGGGTCGAGATTTTTATTGGAGACAAAGAGAAGAAGCGGGAACGTCATCGGATCAAAGAGAAGGAGCTCCGAAAAAATATCCATACCACTGCCTATTTTAGTGTTGGTGCCAACCACCCGAGCCAGGAATCCACGCAATGGATCCGCAAGGCGGCTGCGCTGTTGCGTGAGCATCCGGAAATCAAAGAGATCGCCGTGGAGGGACATACCGATAACATTGGAGATCGTTCCAAGAATGTCGACCTCTCACTTCAACGAGCGGAGGCGGTAAAAGAGATTCTGGTTCGGGAAGGGATCGATCCCTCCAGGATTATGACCTTCGGATTCAATGCCGATCGCCCGGTGGCAGCCGATAACACACCCAGTGAGCGACAATTAAATCGGCGGGTTGAAATTATGGTTGGGGATTATTAA
- a CDS encoding arsenate reductase ArsC — translation MKILFVCEYNACRSQMAEGMARVFLPTHFSIMSAGLYPGELNPITIEVMKEIGIDISHQRSKLLAEVKEKQFDQVVVLAEPAWEAIGMLQMDHKMLWAFPDPASDPGDTETVKGRIRRVRDLLKERILTL, via the coding sequence GTGAAAATTCTATTCGTTTGCGAATACAATGCCTGTCGGAGTCAGATGGCAGAGGGTATGGCGCGAGTGTTCCTTCCAACCCATTTTTCTATTATGAGTGCTGGCCTCTACCCTGGTGAATTAAACCCGATTACGATCGAGGTCATGAAGGAGATCGGAATCGACATCTCACATCAGCGGTCGAAGCTGCTTGCGGAAGTGAAGGAGAAGCAGTTTGATCAGGTAGTTGTCCTTGCCGAACCGGCATGGGAAGCAATAGGGATGTTACAGATGGATCACAAAATGCTTTGGGCTTTTCCCGATCCAGCATCTGATCCCGGTGACACTGAAACGGTGAAGGGGCGAATCCGCAGGGTTCGGGATCTGTTGAAGGAGAGAATTTTAACATTATGA